From Palaemon carinicauda isolate YSFRI2023 chromosome 29, ASM3689809v2, whole genome shotgun sequence, one genomic window encodes:
- the LOC137622768 gene encoding histone H3-like — MARNKQTSRKSTGVKAPHNQLATKAACKSAPATGGVKKPHRYRPGTVALLEICRYQKSTEFLIRKLPFQRPEREITQDFKTDLRFQSSAVMALQEASEAHLVVLFKDTNLLAIHAMSFTIMPKEIQLTRCIRGERA; from the coding sequence ATGGCTCGTAACAAGCAGACTTCCCGTAAATCTACCGGAGTAAAGGCTCCACACAACCAGCTTGCTACCAAGGCTGCTTGCAAGTCAGCCCCTGCTACAGGAGGAGTCAAGAAGCCCCATCGTTACAGGCCCGGTACCGTAGCCCTCCTTGAGATTTGTCGCTACCAGAAGAGCACCGAATTTCTCATCAGGAAGCTGCCCTTCCAACGCCCGGAGCGTGAAATCACCCAAGATTTCAAGACTGACCTTCGTTTCCAGTCCTCTGCTGTCATGGCCCTTCAGGAAGCCTCTGAGGCTCACCTTGTCGTTCTCTTTAAAGACACCAACTTGTTGGCCATCCACGCCATGAGTTTCACCATCATGCCCAAGGAAATCCAGCTGACTCGCTGCATCCGTGGAGAGAGAGCGTAA
- the LOC137622523 gene encoding uncharacterized protein: MLKSNIWFDGPYFLRGPEELWKNYMPEGVVELEGSTSFAMHPEDEERNAVDKFLKYYSSWHRLRMAVAVYHRLFSILRSKRQARLNGSITAEELDAAGKAVIRYIQKKTFSKEVTLLQKTEGSRGRGLWSSSSIYKLDHFIDPKDRLLRVNGRLSKAEISAGEKHPMILPKKSHFTTLIIHYTHEKLAHTGRNHVMSKLRELYWIIRTNASVRQVLQRCVICRKMRNPVLNQKMADLLLERVIPAAPFTHAGVDFFGPQEVKEGRQIRKRFVARRGNVKKIWCDNGTNFHGAEKELRKSLQEINDDQVRAYLPKESISWTFNPPTASHTGGVWERQIRTVRKVLTPLFKEHAGRLDDESYRTLLTEVEAIVNDRPLTTVSDSPDDLQPLSPAQLLTQKSSVVMPPPGVFQKGDMYLRQRWRYVQFLANLFWTRWRREYLSTLQERQKWNKEKRHL, from the exons ATGCTGAAGAGTAACATTTGGTTTGATGGCCCATATTTTCTTAGAGGACCAGAGGAGCTGTGGAAAAATTATATGCCCGAAGGTGTAGTTGAATTGGAAGGATCTACAAGTTTTGCAATGCATCCAGAAGATGAGGAGAGAAATGCTGTTGATAAGTTTCTTAAGTATTATTCTTCATGGCATCGGTTGAGGATGGCTGTTGCTGTGTATCACCGTCTTTTTTCCATACTGAGATCTAAGAGACAAGCTAGACTTAATGGTTCAATTACAGCAGAAGAATTAGATGCTGCTGGAAAAGCAGTCATCAGATATATCCAGAAGAAGACTTTTAGTAAGGAAGTGACACTCTTACAAAAGACCGAAGGGTCAAGGGGCCGAGGACTTTGGAGTAGCAGTAGCATTTATAAACTAGATCACTTCATTGATCCTAAAGACAGGCTTCTTCGCGTTAATGGACGGCTCTCCAAAGCAGAAATTTCAGCTGGCGAGAAACATCCAATGATATTACCTAAAAAGAGTCATTTTACCACTTTGATTATCCATTACACACATGAAAAATTAGCTCATACTGGACGCAACCATGTGATGTCAAAACTTAGAGAACTTTACTGGATTATCCGTACTAATGCAAGTGTCCGCCAGGTTCTACAAAGATGTGTCATTTGCAGAAAAATGAGAAACCCTGTTCTAAACCAGAAGATGGCTGATTTACTATTGGAAAGAGTAATTCCAGCTGCTCCATTCACACACGCAGGTGTTGACTTCTTTGGGCCACAAGAAGTCAAAGAAGGAAGGCAAATCAGGAAGAG GTTTGTTGCTAGAAGAGGAAATGTAAAGAAGATTTGGTGTGACAATGGGACAAACTTTCATGGAGCTGAGAAGGAATTGAGGAAGTCACTGCAAGAGATAAATGATGATCAGGTCAGAGCTTACCTCCCAAAAGAAAGCAtcagctggaccttcaatccccctACAGCTAGTCATACGGGAGGTGTGTGGGAACGTCAGATTAGAACTGTGAGAAAGGTCTTGACTCCTCTCTTCAAGGAACATGCTGGACGACTGGATGATGAGAGTTACCGCACTCTTCTCACAGAAGTTGAGGCTATAGTGAATGACCGTCCTTTGACCACAGTCAGTGACAGCCCAGATGACTTACAACCACTCAGTCCAGCACAGCTTCTCACACAGAAATCAAGTGTTGTGATGCCACCACCTGGTGTTTTCCAGAAAGGAGATATGTATCTGAGACAGAGGTGGCGATATGTTCAATTCTTGGCTAACTTATTCTGGACTAGATGGCGAAGAGAATATTTGTCAACATTACAAGAGAGACAGAAGTGGAACAAGGAAAAGCGGCACCTTTAA